Genomic window (Gammaproteobacteria bacterium):
ACGCCGCCCTGGCCCGTGACGGCCTGTGGCACAACAACCCGGCTTTGGTGCAAATACTGGGCATGTGCCCATTGCTGGCAGTGAGCTCCACCGTGGTCAATGGCTTGGGCCTGGGGCTGGCCACCACCCTCACCCTGGTGCTGTCCAACCTCACCGTGTCTGCCATCCGCCACCAAGTCACGCCGGAGATCCGCATTCCCGTGTTCGTGCTCATCATCGCGGCCTTCGTCACCGCCATTGAGCTGGCCATGAACGCCTATTTCCACGAGCTGTATAAAATTCTCGGCATCTTCATTCCGCTGATCGTCACCAACTGCGCCATCCTCGCCCGGGCCGAGGCCTACGCCTCCAAAAACCCGGTGCTGCCCTCCGCTGTGGACGGCCTGATGATGGGTCTGGGCTTCACCGCCGTGCTGGTCACCCTGGGCGCCATGCGGGAGATCATCGGCTTCGGCACTTTGTTTTCCCAACTGCATCTGATGTTCGGGGAAGGGGCGCGGGGCATGACCCTTACCCTGTTTGAGGACTACCGCGGCTATCTTCTGGCCATCCTACCGCCGGGAGCATTCATTGGCTTGGGGTTGTTGGTGGCGCTCAAAAATGTCATCGACGGACGCCGCCAGGCGCGGGCACAGCGTCTGCCAACACAAATACCGGTGAACGGTGAGACGTAAGAGAGGTAAGACTTAACCCGGATATCTCACCACCCCTATAGAAACAGGCCTCTTTTTGTTGCATAAAGTGGGTGGAAACAAACACTTATCCGCAACAAGAGAAAGAGGCCTATAAAAACAGGGTGAACACCGAAGCAGTTGGCATTTCAGTCCCTGGGACGACGCGAAGTGATCGGTCGTTTTGACGGTGGGCGCATCAGTTCGGACGGTGGCGGACTGCTGCTGCGGGAGGTGGACCATCGCATCGGTCTGCCGGATCGCCTGGCCGGCTGGCAGCAACAGGCCAAGGATCAGTTTTCCGGCGGCGGCGGAGCCAGCACTTCGCGCATACCGTTGGACTGCAAGGGCCCCACCACGCCGCTGCGTTCCATTTGCTCAATCATGCGCGCTGCCCGGTTGTAGCCGATTTTGAGGCGCCGCTGCACGCCGGAGATGGAGGCGCGACGCGATTCGGTGACGATGCGCACGGCTTCATCGTAGAGGGGATCGGCTTCCGCGTCGCCGCCGGCCTCGCCGGTGACCCCGTCGCCGTTGTCCGCGGGTCCGGCCAAGACTTCGTCGATGTAATCGGGCACGCCGGTCTTGCGGAGATAAGCCACCACCTTGTGTACTTCCTGGTCGGATACAAAAGCGCCGTGCACCCGGCTGGGGACCCCCGAGCCGGGGGTCAGGTACAGCATGTCGCCATGACCCAGCAGCTGTTCCGCGCCCATTTGGTCGAGAATGGTGCGCGAGTCGATGCGGGAGGAGACCTGGAAGGCAATGCGGGTGGGAATATTGGACTTGATCAGCCCCGTGAGCACATCTACCGAGGGCCGCTGGGTGGCCAGCACCAGGTGAATGCCGGAGGCGCGGGCTTTCTGCGCCAGGCGGGCGATGAGTTCTTCCACCTTTTTGCCCACGATCATCATCATGTCCGCCAGCTCGTCGATAATGACCACGATCTGCGGCAACGTCACCAAGGGCGGAGCTTCCGCTCCTGCCGCTGCCTGGGCGACGGGGTCGGGCAAAGGGCTGCCCTTGGCCGCAGCCTCTTTCACTTTGCGGTTATAACCCGCCAGGTTACGCACCCCCAACGCCGACATCAGCCGGTAACGGCGGTCCATTTCCGCTACGCACCAACGCAGTGCGTTGGCAGCTTCTTTCATGTCGGTGACCACCGGCGCCAGCAGGTGCGGTATGCCCTCGTACACTGACAGCTCCAGCATTTTCGGGTCCACCATGATCAGGCGTACGTCTTCAGCGGTGGACTTGTACAATATGCTCAAAATCATGGCATTGACGGCCACGGACTTGCCCGAGCCGGTGGTGCCCGCCACCAGCAGATGAGGCATGCGGGCCAGGTCCACCACCACCGGGTGGCCACCGATGTCCTTGCCCAGCGCCAGACTGAGGGGCGCGTGGGCAGCGTCATATTGCCTGGACTGAAGCAGTTCGCTCAAACGCACCATCTCCCGCCGCTCGTTGGGCACTTCCAGGCCCACCACGGGTTTGCCCGGAATGGCATCCACGATGCGCACGCTGATGGCAGCCAGGGCCCGCGCCAGATCCTTGGCCAGGCCGGAAATGCGCGCCACTTTCACTCCCGGTGCCAGTTGCAGCTCGAAGCGCGTGATCACCGGCCCGGGATGCACCGCCACTACCTGCACTTCCACGCCGAAGTCAGCCAGTTT
Coding sequences:
- a CDS encoding electron transport complex subunit E; this encodes MADTADYAALARDGLWHNNPALVQILGMCPLLAVSSTVVNGLGLGLATTLTLVLSNLTVSAIRHQVTPEIRIPVFVLIIAAFVTAIELAMNAYFHELYKILGIFIPLIVTNCAILARAEAYASKNPVLPSAVDGLMMGLGFTAVLVTLGAMREIIGFGTLFSQLHLMFGEGARGMTLTLFEDYRGYLLAILPPGAFIGLGLLVALKNVIDGRRQARAQRLPTQIPVNGET
- a CDS encoding DNA translocase FtsK, whose amino-acid sequence is MKILAEPAKGRKNRQAPAVPGAAPQRGLRESILLVLGALALYFLISLLSYDSSDAGWSQSARSGAVHNLGGVAGAWFADLFFHLFGYLAYVFPFLVACSAWLLYRDGGVLGGRSGGAWHWALRLTGVVFTLGAGAGLARLYAVNPLALPLDGGGILGDVVATTLSAAFSPVGAALFMGALLLTGISLATGLSWIRVIDNIGRLTLAGFGGLATAWNRGRDKMTARRLRREREQNPRVAKKKEIKKRAAPRIEPVIKQLEPSVRAQKERQVPLFDDVADEGPLPPLALLDPAEPPQNRMSAEALEALSRQVEMKLADFGVEVQVVAVHPGPVITRFELQLAPGVKVARISGLAKDLARALAAISVRIVDAIPGKPVVGLEVPNERREMVRLSELLQSRQYDAAHAPLSLALGKDIGGHPVVVDLARMPHLLVAGTTGSGKSVAVNAMILSILYKSTAEDVRLIMVDPKMLELSVYEGIPHLLAPVVTDMKEAANALRWCVAEMDRRYRLMSALGVRNLAGYNRKVKEAAAKGSPLPDPVAQAAAGAEAPPLVTLPQIVVIIDELADMMMIVGKKVEELIARLAQKARASGIHLVLATQRPSVDVLTGLIKSNIPTRIAFQVSSRIDSRTILDQMGAEQLLGHGDMLYLTPGSGVPSRVHGAFVSDQEVHKVVAYLRKTGVPDYIDEVLAGPADNGDGVTGEAGGDAEADPLYDEAVRIVTESRRASISGVQRRLKIGYNRAARMIEQMERSGVVGPLQSNGMREVLAPPPPEN